One window of the Shewanella litorisediminis genome contains the following:
- the flgA gene encoding flagellar basal body P-ring formation chaperone FlgA produces the protein MKVKLAQVLVMLLLVSGVSIAEEPQIPSISAIASAAEAVVIEKIDAPANARISVEAQSLESRGNIPRCEGPVSARLATDRPISRNNTVRISCISPDLDYPWQMFLSVRADVLFPVVVAKRPLGNGDLLDSESIEVRYVDRTLLRGQQFVQPEPLYGSRVKRRIPQDAPIFADNLCFVCKGDAVAIYAKSAGFEIKTQGEALADGNEGDRIRIRNINSNRTLEATVIGVGEVEVKM, from the coding sequence ATGAAAGTAAAGTTAGCACAAGTTTTGGTGATGCTGCTGTTGGTTTCCGGAGTATCAATTGCAGAAGAACCACAGATTCCCAGTATATCGGCCATCGCTTCGGCGGCTGAAGCCGTGGTTATTGAAAAAATTGACGCCCCGGCCAACGCCAGAATCAGCGTAGAGGCTCAAAGCCTGGAGAGCCGTGGCAACATCCCCCGCTGTGAAGGGCCTGTCTCAGCGAGACTTGCCACCGACAGGCCTATTTCCCGCAACAATACGGTGCGCATCAGCTGTATCAGCCCGGATCTGGACTATCCTTGGCAAATGTTCCTTTCAGTGCGCGCCGATGTGCTTTTCCCGGTGGTAGTCGCCAAACGCCCCCTGGGCAACGGCGATTTACTGGACTCTGAGAGTATTGAAGTTCGATACGTTGACAGAACGCTGTTGCGAGGCCAACAGTTTGTTCAACCAGAGCCACTTTACGGCTCCCGGGTGAAGCGGCGCATTCCCCAGGATGCCCCCATTTTTGCCGACAACCTCTGTTTCGTGTGCAAGGGCGATGCGGTGGCCATTTACGCCAAGTCAGCCGGTTTTGAGATAAAAACCCAGGGTGAGGCCTTGGCGGATGGTAACGAAGGCGATAGGATTAGAATTAGAAATATCAATTCAAACAGAACATTAGAGGCAACTGTCATCGGCGTTGGCGAAGTGGAAGTCAAAATGTAA